A genomic segment from Triticum dicoccoides isolate Atlit2015 ecotype Zavitan chromosome 1A, WEW_v2.0, whole genome shotgun sequence encodes:
- the LOC119269499 gene encoding E3 ubiquitin-protein ligase SINA-like 10, with the protein MVVHEEGEIMQTEQDPTMELSMCKGGHLACADCRVEHPGNQRQCQKCEHGGGFDVQNTSVDAVLSSVRVECPHEGCGLYVTYHKLVDHQSVCPLAPCKCLMPVCGNEGPPPVLSHHISTVHPMPVHRIQYGKAIQLQVPLSEPQLLLFAEEDGHTFFLVGGVLDISAPIAMSVVCIRAGASPLPHYVAKLRANGLPGEPKGRTNTVKVEMEVTSSRDPGDVTVQELTFFTVPPKLLARAKLVSLHIQIDKLTS; encoded by the exons atggttgtgcacgaggagggcgagatcatgcagacagaacaggacccgacgatggagctctctatg tgcaagggagggcacctggcttgtgcggactgccgcgtcgagcaccctgggaaccagcggcagtgccagaagtgcgagcacggtggtggctttgaCGTGCAGAACACATCGGTGGACGccgtcctctcctcggtgagggtggagtgcccgcacgaaggctgtgggctctacgtcacttaccataaGCTCgttgatcaccagagcgtgtgtccgctcgcgccctgcaaatgcctcaTGCCCGTCTGTGGCAATGAAGGCCCGCCACCGGTGCTCTCCCACCACATTagcaccgtgcatcccatgcccgtgcacaggatccagtacggtaaggcgatccagctgcaagtgccactgtcggagccacagctcttgctgttcgcggaggaggacggccacacgtttttcttggtcggcggcgtgctcgacatcagcgcgcctatcgccatgtcggtcgtctgcatcagagcgggggcgtccccactgccgcactacgtggccaagctgcggGCGAACGGcctgccgggggagcccaaaggcaggaccaacaccgtcaaggtggaaatggaggtgacaagcagcagggatcccggcgacGTCACTGTGCAGGAGCTGAcattcttcacagttccgcccaagttgCTGGCCAGGGCTAagttggtgtccctccacattcagattgacaagctcacatcctaa